One Candidatus Zixiibacteriota bacterium genomic window, TTTTGGATCTGGTTTTTAGTTCTAAAGGGGTAGTCATCTTAATAGCCTCCTCTTGCCGATATCCTTGGAATGTAAACCTTCAGGTTTACCATATTGTAGTTGCCCAATTCATTGGGCAAATCTTAGCTCGATAAATCGAGCAACTACGTCTCTGCTCATAGGCGGATATTATCATCCGCCGATCCACGCTGGATGATAACATCCAGCGTGAGCCAAAAAAAAGTAAAGCTGAAGCTTTACACTCCAGTTATTTTATCTCCCTTTTACAATGATGACACTTCTTTGTACCTGCAACAATTGGCTTTCCGCAGAACTTGCAGGTGTAAAATTCCTTAGAAAGCTTGAGCCACTCATCCATCTCACCCGCTTTGATCATCGTCAAATTCTTCCTCAAATCTACACCATCCTCTTCCAGATAATTTTTCAAAAACTCCTCGAATTTCTGGCAGTTTCTATTCTCGTAATCTGAACATTCATGACAGAATTTATATCCCTTCCCATTCAGACATTTCACAAACTTGCACTCATTTCCCCAGCAATCAGGAGAAAGCGCACCACACCCCTGGCATCTTACCTTCTCCGCTGGAATTTTATAGCGCTCAGAAATCCGCCCTCTCCATTCCGGGTCATCCCTCTCCGCCCGGTATATCGTGCACGCCCCGCAATAAAGCCCACACCTGCCGACAAGGTTTTGGTTAGTCATAATTAGCTCTTTTTCTCAGTACAACACCTACCTCTGTTTATGTACTCAAACTTTAACTAAACGTCAAATTTAATCAAAACGCTCCCTGTACTAAACCGAGATGATTGATGACTTCCATGGCCACTTGAAGATTATCACTTACTTTCTGGACTTCCTTTACCTGCCAAAAAGCAATGGCACGTCGGAACTCTTCTGGAAGACCTTCAGATTCATTCTTAATCTTCTCTAGTTGCGATTCATCAGAAACAGCAATCACCTTTTGCACTGTAGGACTACTTTTAGCTTTCTGGAGATTTAACAAGAGGCTATCTATATTACCTGATTTGTGTACCTCAAAGACATAGGTCACAAGACCAAGGTTTGTAATTCTGGCACGCCAGACCACATCTACTCTTGCACCATGACCTACTTGAATTTCCGTATCGGTATCAAAACCTAACATTGCACCGATACTTTGAATTAAGTCCCGTATTTCATCGTGGTCGAATGTTTCCAATGTTTCTGGTTTTAATGGTTGTTCAGGTTCAATTTGACTAACTTCATACAAGAAGTAATCAACGAAAAGCAGGTCTACGTTCTTAAATTGTGCTACCTTGAGCTCTTCAGAAATAGCTTGGAGAACTTGATTGAAAGTTTCATACTCGATAGCAGAAAGGCGATATTTGTCAGGATCTACGTAGCTATCGAGTTCTAAAATCCGTAATGCCTGCCTAGCTTTCTTATTCCAGATACCACAGACCTGGGGTTGAATATAACAGAGCATTTCGGTCAGTGAGGCTGGACCAAGCCTTTTAATTTCTGTGAGAAAGCGATCATAGCGAGCAGCTACTGAGGTAGAAGTATTGAGTAGAAGTTTTAATTCATGCCTGAGCTTTTCTATACCATTATCTGAGATAACTTTCTGGACAAGGTATTGTTTGTTACCCCACATTTGGCTTGCCCACAGCTTCACAACGAGTTCATCTATATCAGTCTCTGAGAGTTCATTTACTTTTTTCGGTAAATCATATTGGAAATAAGCTACACGTTCCTTACGATCTTCTTGGTCTTTACGAAATTGCTCGCCTTCTAGATACTTAACAAAAGGTTTCAGGTAGATTTTAATTTTTTCTTTTTGATCTGATGTTAAGGTGATAGTTTTCATTGAAATACCATCCTTATTTTACTGAATTGTTCTTAAGCTCTTATAAATAAAATTCGGATAAAACGGCCTGCCGTCATATTTCAGGATTTTGTGCTGGATTTCTATTCCGGTTTTTTCTCTTATCAGGCTTGCCAGTTGAGCTGTGTAGTTGTTTTCGACATCGACAACAGTTTTGGCGGAAGACAAGATTTTCTTGACCTCATCAGCAGGAAACGGAGAAAGATACAGGATCTGCAGGAAATTCA contains:
- a CDS encoding DUF3795 domain-containing protein is translated as MTNQNLVGRCGLYCGACTIYRAERDDPEWRGRISERYKIPAEKVRCQGCGALSPDCWGNECKFVKCLNGKGYKFCHECSDYENRNCQKFEEFLKNYLEEDGVDLRKNLTMIKAGEMDEWLKLSKEFYTCKFCGKPIVAGTKKCHHCKREIK